In Flavobacterium luteolum, the DNA window ACAGAACCTTGTAAACCAACTGAGAAACCATGACCAACATATCTATTTACTCCAATGTAAGATAGAGAAGGAAGAATATTCCAGTTGTCTTTTACAGCGAATGGTTGAGAGAAGTGCTGATCGAAAAATCCACTTCCTGAACCTGAACTTGTTCTAGTATCCACAGCATTAACCCCGAAAGAGATCGCCCATGGATTGTTACTGTCTTGCGCGTGAGAACTTAAACCCATCGCCATCAATACAGCAACTAAAAGTTTGTTAAGATGTTTCATACTTAATTTTTTTAATTACAATTTAGTTAATTACAAGCAAAAGTAACACCAAATTTTTTAAATACAAAATGAAATGTTAAAAAAAACCTACAAAAATTTAACGGAAGTGGTAATTATATAACTTTTAACATTTTACCGACAACTGTAAAGGCATATATAGCTTTATCCAAGTGCTCTTTTTCATGGGCCGCAGATAGCTGTACACGTATTCTCGCTTTGTCTTTTGGAACCACAGGAAAGAAAAACCCAATAACGTAAATTCCCTGTTTCAAAAGTTCGTTAGCCATTGTCTGAGATAATTTTGCATCATACAGCATAACAGGAACAATTGCAGAATCTCCATCAATAATATCAAAACCTGCTTTTTTCATACCGTCTTTAAAGTAGTTGGTATTCCACTCTAATTTATCACGAAGCGTTGTATCTTTTTCTAATAATTCAAATACTTTAATTGAAGCCCCAACAATTGCTGGTGCCAACGAATTTGAAAACAAATAAGGCCTTGATCTTTGGCGCAACAATTCGATTATTTCTTTTTTCGCAGTAGTATATCCACCCATGGCTCCACCTAAAGCTTTTCCAAGAGTTCCTGTAATGATATCCACTCTTCCCATTACTCCTTTTGCTTCAAGAGTTCCTTTTCCAGTCGCTCCGATAAAACCAGCCGCATGACACTCGTCTACCATTACCATCGCATCATATTTATCAGCCAAGTCACAAATTTTATCTAATGGTGCAACTAATCCATCCATGGAGAAAACCCCATCAGTTACAATCAATTTAAAACGAGCTCCTGCTTCATTTGCTTTTATCAACTGCTGCTCTAGATCTTCCATATTATTATTTTCATAACGATATCGAGCCGCTTTACACAAACGTACCCCATCAATAATAGAAGCGTGATTTAAACTGTCTGAAATAATTGCATCATTTTCACCTAACAAAGGCTCAAACACACCTCCATTAGCATCAAATGCAGCCGCATACAAAATAGTATCTTCCGTGCCATAAAAATCAGCAATCTTTTTCTCTAATGTTTTATGAATATCTTGTGTTCCGCAGATAAAACGTACAGACGACATTCCAAAACCATGTGTATCCATTGCGTCTTTAGCCGCTTGGACCACTTCTGGATGCGAAGAAAGTCCTAAATAATTATTCGCACAAAAGTTCAACACTGTCTCTCCTGTCGAAATTGTGATTTCAGCGCCTTGAGGAGAAGTAATAATTCTCTCTTTTTTGAAAATTCCATTTTCTTCAATCGTCTGCAATTCTTTCTGCAGATGTTCTTTTATTTTACCGTACATTTTTTATTTATTTAAAACGTTAAAAATTAACAACTTAACCAAAATTAAGCTTCGTTTTTTCTTTAACATCTGATTAATTTTTTCACAAATTTACTACTTCAATTTCTTCGCCAATATACACAAGAGCCTTTTTTAACACCTTGTACCCCAAATCTTCAATTGCATCCTGATAGTCTTGAATTTGCTGCTGATACTTAGCATTAGATACCCCTGTTTTATAATCCAGCAGATAAGCTTCTTTACTATCTAAAAACACAACACGATCAGGCTTTAAAATTCTCCCTTCTTTCTGAACAATCGTTTGCTCATTTAACACAGTATGATTTCCATCAAAACACACACTGAGTTCCGAATGATTTACAATTTCTTTCAAGGTCTGCAGCACTTTATCAACTTGATCATAAGTTATCAAACCGTTTTCAAGTGATTTTGCAACCGCCAAATCAATATCTGATTTATCTCTAACAAAAGCCAAAATTTCATGCACTATATTTCCATACGAAATCGCTTCTTGTTGATGCGTTCCCCACATTAAAGCTTCGCGTTGTGCGATTTTGATATTTTTAGGATTCAAAACCTCTCTCACAATCGGAATCGATTTAACCATATCGACTGTTTTGGAAGATTTTGACAGTCTAGTCTTATTTCCAAACTCGTAATTCAATTTTTCCTCATCATAAACTCCTGCATTAATCAAAAATTTAATAAAAAAGGAAGCCATATTATTTGGATACTCACCATCAGTTTTAGCTCTCAACGATTGAGAAATAACATACAATTGCTCTTCGGCGCGAGTCAGAGCAACATAAAGTACATTTATATTATCTAAAAGCTCTTCTTGCTTTTTTAAATTGAAAACTGCCGATGCACTTTCTCCAAAACCTTCAACTGCACTGCTATTATCAACCAATGCTTTTGGAATCCCTAAATCTATTTCCTCAGTATCAAGCCACAATTTATCTTTTGGTTTTCGATTATAATCTTCATCTGCAAATGGCATAATTACAACTGGAAATTCCAAGCCTTTTGATTTATGAATGGTCATGATTCGAACAGCATTATTCCCTTCTGGAGACGGAATACTAAATTTCTCCGCATTCTTATCCCAGAAGATTAAAAAATCTGCAACTCCAGCTTGATTTCTAATATCTCTTTCTAAAACAATATCCAGAAAAAACTGCACATAGGCATTTCCTTCTGACGGAAGAATAAATTTAGAAATAATAATTTCAACTGCTTCATACAAAGATTTTTTTCGAACATCTTCAAAAGAAAAAGAAACATCAAACGTTAAAAGCCATTCTTCAAAATCTTTTTCAAATCTATGATTCATTCCCATTGCAATAAAATCATGGATAGGCATAGACAAATCTTTGGTTGAAGCTAAGAAATGTAAAAAGTTAGCTTTTGACTCTAAATCTGAGCTATTATTTAAATATCTAAGAAGATGAATTATAAGACGAACTTCCGACGCATTTTGAATCATCAAAGTTTCAGAAGACAGCAGAGGAATTCCCTGTTCTGTCAAATAGTTTGCAACTGCAATTCCCTGATCTCTTTTTCTGGTCAGAATTACTATATCTTTATATTCAAAACCTTGCTTAACAACTTCTTGAATCATATTTAAAGTAGCTAAAACATACAAATCCGATTTCTCCACCACATCGTCTTCATCTGCAAAGTCATTTTTATCAATAATCGGAAGAAAGGAAATGTTTACATAACCGCCTTTTTTTGAATTAGTATTTTGAAAACTATGATTCTCATACAGATTTTTATAATCTTCATTAGAAAATTCACTAGAAATCAATTTGAAAAAAGCATTATTAAACTCAATAACTTCGCTATAACTTCTGTAGTTTGTATCTAGATGTCTTACTACTTTTTCATGATGAAAAAAAGGTATTTCTTCTTTACTCAACTCGATAAATTGTTCTGCTTTTCCTCCGCGCCAGCGATAAATAGATTGTTTCGGATCTCCAACAATCATAAGAGTCCCTTTTTTTCCAAAATCATCCAAACCAGAAAGCGAATTATCAATTAGCGGAATCAAGTTCTGCCACTGCATTTCTGAAGTGTCTTGAAACTCGTCAATAAAGAAATTGCGATAACGCTCACCTAAACGTTCATAAATAAATGGCGCTGGCTGATTTTGAATCTCACGGTGAATTATCGCATTGAATTCCGAAATAGACAAAACGTTCTGTTCTGATTGAATTTTTGCAAGTTCGTTACTTACTGTATTCAACAAAGAAAGCGGTGTAATATTTTTTAGGAAAGCTTTATAAAAATCTCTTTTTTCAAAATTTTGATAAACCTCTTTTAATATCTGAAGTAATTCTGGAATAATATTTTCGATTAAAGCTCGATCCTTTGCCGTTTTATTAATGGCAATATCTTCAAACTCATGAAAAGTTTTATTCTTTGGATTAAACTTTCCGTCTCTAATACTTTGCAAATGATTTGGAAAAGTTCCTCTTGAAAATGATTTTTGATCGATTCCATTTTTATCAATTAATTCAATTGCTTTCGTTGCAAGACCTTCGTTAGTTTCTTCCAATTCTTTGCAAAGCGTTTGCATTTTCTTTTTAATCTCAACAAACTCTCCGATTGTTTTGTTTTGAAAATGCAGAATCTCATTACGATTATTCTCATTCAAAACCAATCTTCCCGTATCGAGAATTTCTCGCGAGATATCCCAGCTTTTGTCATCATCGGTTTTTTCCATTGTA includes these proteins:
- the kbl gene encoding glycine C-acetyltransferase, with protein sequence MYGKIKEHLQKELQTIEENGIFKKERIITSPQGAEITISTGETVLNFCANNYLGLSSHPEVVQAAKDAMDTHGFGMSSVRFICGTQDIHKTLEKKIADFYGTEDTILYAAAFDANGGVFEPLLGENDAIISDSLNHASIIDGVRLCKAARYRYENNNMEDLEQQLIKANEAGARFKLIVTDGVFSMDGLVAPLDKICDLADKYDAMVMVDECHAAGFIGATGKGTLEAKGVMGRVDIITGTLGKALGGAMGGYTTAKKEIIELLRQRSRPYLFSNSLAPAIVGASIKVFELLEKDTTLRDKLEWNTNYFKDGMKKAGFDIIDGDSAIVPVMLYDAKLSQTMANELLKQGIYVIGFFFPVVPKDKARIRVQLSAAHEKEHLDKAIYAFTVVGKMLKVI
- a CDS encoding UvrD-helicase domain-containing protein, translated to MQSPSFSIYDASAGSGKTYTLVKEYLKIILSSPKNDAYRNILAITFTNKAVHEMKSRIVGNLSEFAKDDPSPKAADLMEDLSRDTGLSIIKIKTKSQQIIKHLIHNYAAFDISTIDKFTHKVIRAFAHDLNLPMTFEVTLDTENLLVEAVDAIIAQAGEDETLTKLLIDFTMEKTDDDKSWDISREILDTGRLVLNENNRNEILHFQNKTIGEFVEIKKKMQTLCKELEETNEGLATKAIELIDKNGIDQKSFSRGTFPNHLQSIRDGKFNPKNKTFHEFEDIAINKTAKDRALIENIIPELLQILKEVYQNFEKRDFYKAFLKNITPLSLLNTVSNELAKIQSEQNVLSISEFNAIIHREIQNQPAPFIYERLGERYRNFFIDEFQDTSEMQWQNLIPLIDNSLSGLDDFGKKGTLMIVGDPKQSIYRWRGGKAEQFIELSKEEIPFFHHEKVVRHLDTNYRSYSEVIEFNNAFFKLISSEFSNEDYKNLYENHSFQNTNSKKGGYVNISFLPIIDKNDFADEDDVVEKSDLYVLATLNMIQEVVKQGFEYKDIVILTRKRDQGIAVANYLTEQGIPLLSSETLMIQNASEVRLIIHLLRYLNNSSDLESKANFLHFLASTKDLSMPIHDFIAMGMNHRFEKDFEEWLLTFDVSFSFEDVRKKSLYEAVEIIISKFILPSEGNAYVQFFLDIVLERDIRNQAGVADFLIFWDKNAEKFSIPSPEGNNAVRIMTIHKSKGLEFPVVIMPFADEDYNRKPKDKLWLDTEEIDLGIPKALVDNSSAVEGFGESASAVFNLKKQEELLDNINVLYVALTRAEEQLYVISQSLRAKTDGEYPNNMASFFIKFLINAGVYDEEKLNYEFGNKTRLSKSSKTVDMVKSIPIVREVLNPKNIKIAQREALMWGTHQQEAISYGNIVHEILAFVRDKSDIDLAVAKSLENGLITYDQVDKVLQTLKEIVNHSELSVCFDGNHTVLNEQTIVQKEGRILKPDRVVFLDSKEAYLLDYKTGVSNAKYQQQIQDYQDAIEDLGYKVLKKALVYIGEEIEVVNL